A genomic segment from Fusarium fujikuroi IMI 58289 draft genome, chromosome FFUJ_chr04 encodes:
- a CDS encoding BCS1-like protein, whose amino-acid sequence MDITKMSKMGWSPFLQAMNSTAQPLNSSSSFPGIMDTFLVSAGQASPLLQLFLFVYRFVGAQLGLDPSILLTLLGCIWGLSKLFDQLYAAIDNFVHTYFRCTIYVSENDQIYSTLMQFLSEQQDIASNRHLTAQTVFKSAWDEEEDQADVLATNTVEDGEDSPKYLNFASDAARCNPRYVPAMGTTGFWHDRTYFRVNRKRESLQNPIKQLLADAKTAYFLDTRHKTTIYRPRIKESRRDAWSMWQQVARRPIRPMRTVILEHEEKHDVLRDINEYLHPGTPKWYASRGIPLRRGYLFHGPPGTGKTSFSFALAGVFGIDIYVISLQDPTVSEEDLAVLFTRLPRRCVVLLEDIDTAGLRRPNGEEDEEENEDATGEKSSDVKGKKPEKAEKKEKKKSKKAKDSSDSDTDSSEEDRKRRRKRRRNRRDRENTSNRGTNNILTVESISLSGLLNAIDGVASHEGRILIMTTNKPESLDEALIRPGRVDVQVGFKNATSAQASELFYRMYEMSRNKPVPMSKTKPAASKAQNGSIHSLVDNKGKETTLSIEELKEISQEFGQLIPEGMFSPAEIQGFLLKRKKSPRKALEDASGWIEATVKQKELKSKVVTVQ is encoded by the exons ATGGACATCACAAAGATGAGCAAGATGGGCTGGTCTCCTTTTCTCCAAGCCATGAACAGCACCGCCCAACCACTGaactcttcctcatcattccCCGGAATAATGGACACTTTTCTTGTTTCCGCAGGCCAAGCATCGCCTCTGCTCCAGCTCTTCCTATTCGTCTACCGCTTCGTGGGCGCTCAGTTGGGTCTTGACCCATCTATCCTCCTCACCCTTCTCGGTTGTATCTGGGGCTTGTCCAAACTCTTTGATCAGCTATATGCAGCGATCGATAACTTTGTTCACACGTATTTCAGGTGTACCATATACGTTAGCGAGAATGATCAGATCTATTCTACGCTCATGCAGTTCCTGTCGGAGCAGCAAGACATTGCATCTAATCGTCATCTCACAGCCCAGACCGTCTTCAAGAGTGCTtgggacgaggaagaagatcaagcagaTGTGCTAGCCACAAATACTGTCGAAGACGGTGAAGATTCGCCCAAGTATCTCAACTTTGCCAGCGACGCAGCTAGATGT AACCCACGATACGTCCCAGCCATGGGCACGACAGGGTTTTGGCACGACAGAACGTACTTTCGGGTCAACCGGAAGAGAGAGTCTCTACAAA ACCCTATCAAGCAACTTCTTGCAGATGCAAAAACAGCCTATTTCCTCGACACTCGCCACAAGACCACCATCTACCGCCCCagaataaaagaaagccGCCGTGATGCTTGGAGCATGTGGCAGCAAGTTGCCCGGAGACCCATCAGACCAATGAGAACTGTGATTCTCGAACATGAAGAGAAGCACGACGTTTTGCGAGACATCAACGAGTATTTGCACCCCGGAACTCCTAAGTGGTATGCTTCTCGAGGTATTCCTCTCCGCCGTGGTTATCTCTTTCACGGACCACCCGGCACTGGCAAGACAAGCTTTTCGTTCGCATTGGCTGGCGTTTTCGGCATAGATATCTATGTCATCAGTCTTCAAGATCCTACCGTCAGCGAAGAGGATCTGGCTGTCTTGTTCACCAGACTTCCTCGCCGATGTGTTGTCCTTCTGGAAGACATCGACACTGCTGGCCTTCGTCGCCCCAACggtgaagaagacgaagaggagaacgAAGACGCTACCGGAGAAAAGAGCAGCGATGTCAAAGGCAAGAAGCCAGAAAAAgcggagaagaaagaaaagaagaaatccaAAAAGGCCAAAGACTCCTCCGACAGCGATACCGACAGCTCTGAGGAGGACAGAAAGAGACGCAGAAAGCGAAGACGAAACAGAAGAGACAGAGAAAATACTAGCAACAGGGGTACTAATAACATCTTGACTGTGGAAAGTATTTCACTTTCTGGActtctcaacgccatcgaCGGTGTTGCTTCGCACGAAGGTCGTATCCTCATCATGACCACCAACAAGCCCGAGTCACTCGACGAGGCTCTCATTCGACCGGGGCGAGTCGATGTGCAAGTTGGGTTCAAGAACGCAACCAGCGCACAGGCATCGGAGCTCTTTTACCGGATGTACGAGATGTCGCGTAACAAGCCAGTCCCAatgtccaagaccaagcctgCCGCATCCAAGGCACAGAATGGCAGTATCCACAGTCTCGTGGATaacaaaggaaaagagacCACTCTGTCGATCGAAGAACTCAAGGAGATCTCGCAGGAGTTTGGCCAACTGATCCCAGAGGGCATGTTCTCGCCTGCGGAGATTCAGGGGTTCTTGctcaagcgcaagaagaGTCCTCGAAAGGCTCTTGAGGATGCTTCTGGCTGGATCGAGGCTACTGTGAAACAGAAAGAGCTGAAGTCCAAGGTCGTTACTGTCCAGTAG
- a CDS encoding related to B56-delta regulatory subunit of protein phosphatase 2A, giving the protein MKRFSQRVLSRGKDPNKSSKKNKDSKDGTASPSSRDSNQSPVLTPSSSTSTLNDPRNKPLPQNNAGHGGEHGSGSQPSNLSNVTQAGSTPDRFATGGASSPNGGSASSRLPPTVVISPTPGHVPPPGAAETMPHDLAPPKAGQKSLLIHRGIDNRDAIPEGLRTPKRQHSSRFDISAHRELEKLPGFHEVPPNRRQELFMQKIDQCNVIFDFNDASGDMKSKEIKRLALHELLDYVANNRQVITEPMYPKVVDMFAKNLFRPIPPPMNPQGEAFDPEEDEPVLEVAWPHIQVVYEFFLRFIESQDFNTNIAKAYIDHSFVLQLLELFDSEDPRERDFLKTTLHRIYGKFLNLRSFIRRSINNVFFQFTYETERFNGIAELLEILGSIINGFALPLKEEHKIFLTRVLLPLHKPKSLSMYHPQLAYCIVQFLEKDASLTEDVVLGLLRYWPKVNSTKEVMFLNEVEDIFEVMDPAEFAKVQEPLFHQLAKSVASPHFQVAERALYFWNNEYFCNLVSDNVEIILPIMFAPLYENSKGHWNRTIHGMVYNAMKLFMEINPQLFDDCSHDYTEQQNSAAAREALRERKWAALSEKANQQRESNGNGTAEAPSAQNHVNPMPRVDEVDPQTEDNSKRLDSLKLQDGRPNLHERQESVGSTRSR; this is encoded by the exons CCAAGGATGGGACCGCGTCTCCCTCATCACGGGATTCCAATCAGTCCCCCGTACTTACGCCGTCATCCTCCACGTCGACCTTGAACGATCCTAGAAACAAACCACTGCCACAGAACAATGCTGGACATGGAGGCGAACACGGTAGTGGCTCGCAGCCCTCCAATCTGTCCAATGTAACTCAGGCCGGTAGCACCCCTGATCGCTTTGCAACTGGAGGTGCTTCGAGCCCCAACGGCGGAAGTGCCAGCTCGAGACTTCCGCCAACTGTTGTTATCAGCCCGACACCAGGT CATGTCCCTCCCCCCGGAGCCGCCGAGACGATGCCACACGATTTGGCCCCTCCTAAGGCTGGACAAAAGTCGCTCTTGATCCATCGAGGAATAGATAACCGCGATGCGATTCCCGAGGGACTCAGAACCCCAAAGAGACAGCATTCTTCACGATTCGATATCTCCGCCCATCGCGAGCTCGAGAAGTTGCCTGGATTCCACGAGGTCCCCCCTAACCGACGACAAGAACTCTTCATGCAAAAGATTGATCAGTGCAACGTCATTTTCGACTTTAACGATGCGAGTGGTGACATGAAgtccaaggagatcaagaggCTAGCTTTGCACGAGCTACTGGATTATGTCGCCAACAACCGACAAGTTATCACAGAACCCATGTATCCCAAGGTTGTCGACATGTTTGCCAAGAACTTGTTCCGTCCGATCCCCCCTCCAATGAACCCTCAAGGCGAGGCTTTCGATCCCGAAGAGGATGAGCCCGTTCTCGAGGTTGCTTGGCCGCATATCCAGGTTGTTTATGAGTTCTTCCTGCGCTTCATTGAGAGTCAGGatttcaacaccaacatcgccaaggcCTACATTGACCATAGCTTtgtccttcagcttcttgagctttttgACTCAGAGGACCCCCGTGAGCGAGACTTCTTGAAGACCACCCTCCATCGCATTTACGGAAAATTCCTTAACCTACGATCCTTCATTCGACGATCCATCAACAACGTCTTCTTCCAATTCACCTACGAAACCGAGCGATTCAACGGTATTGCTGAGTTACTCGAGATTCTTGGCTCTATTATCAACGGATTTGCTCTCCCTTTGAAGGAGGAGCacaagatcttcttgacccGAGTGCTATTGCCGCTGCACAAGCCCAAGAGTCTGAGCATGTACCACCCTCAGCTTGCCTACTGTATTGTGCAATTCCTGGAGAAGGATGCTTCTCTTACGGAAGAT GTGGTCCTGGGACTCCTCCGTTACTGGCCCAAGGTCAACAGCACAAAGGAGGTCATGTTCCTCAACGAAGTCGAAGACATCTTTGAGGTCATGGACCCTGCAGAGTTTGCAAAGGTTCAAGAACCCCTGTTCCACCAGCTTGCCAAGTCTGTCGCCAGCCCTCACTTCCAGGTTGCCGAGCGAGCGTTGTACTTCTGGAACAACGAGTACTTCTGTAATCTTGTCAGCGACAATGTTGAGATCATTCTGCCCATTATGTTTGCTCCTCTCTACGAGAACTCAAAGGGCCACTGGAACAG AACGATCCACGGCATGGTTTACAATGCTATGAAGCTATTCATGGAGATTAACCCACAGTTATTTGATGACTGCTCGCACGACTACACAGAACAGCAGAACAGCGCAGCAGCACGTGAAGCTCTTCGAGAGCGTAAATGGGCTGCTCTGAGCGAGAAGGCCAACCAACAGAGGGAAAGCAATGGCAATGGAACCGCCGAAGCGCCATCAGCACAAAACCATGTCAACCCCATGCCTCGTGTAGACGAAGTCGACCCACAAACCGAGGACAATTCGAAGCGCCTCGACTCGCTTAAGCTGCAAGACGGCCGACCCAATCTCCATGAGCGACAGGAATCTGTAGGATCAACTCGAAGTCGGTAA
- a CDS encoding related to phosphatidylinositol phosphate phosphatase, with the protein MDPTNGEGPDGSSLKPVSSLRARFENMGNSTNSNASKPVDIPPPTAPAATGPPSRPISPAPKPTRLRDFKPGQEVPPASPSTPAIPARPKPKPAALSVNHDAPPPPTSARPAPTPKPQPVQLQQPPASAKLPAVTVLPPQSPPKGRISALAVGDQPSFVNPDAVATPQTPTGGSRSFKIPSRSLNTSPSLNTPKSPRPGGSRPPSPPPPRRSGELIRTREPKVPPPPPAPRNEKALIPAPPKITSLSGPTVIGKGSISQENSPFNSPPSSLGSGEETPPKLPTRPRPQSHIEPSRPKSVVVGFDPPPVHHSITTIRKDREEANGFSRGNITPQVTGEPRPALPARPANFDIPPRPPPVNNNSNSMPPPPRPQRPAATTAVQAVDPAPTSSPPKRVVSTPTTQQPQQQLAAPSRGHGRSMTIDRASDRTPAEFRIAPTTVAAPIAAATPPKSVQSTPVVAAKIAPKAEPIHHVTTYPEASNTNRRPPFSKHGTYEIPTKYDARSFDVCGEFICASGYMTRVWSLIDGEQIMSLQHTEGVKATAVSFKPAADPREEGKRLWIGTNTGDLMEVEVATHAITPSKPNVHGRNEVVRIFRHWNEIWTMDESGTLLVWGPDEKAVANITGHPTQSYKLPKGHTHSMVIGDYLWHATGKEIRVFAPAADGRTQFQVLVRPLIADSAGEVTSGTLVKSHPDKVFFGHVDGKVTVYNTNDYSCVMMMNISTWKINALASAGNYIWAAYNTGKICVYDVEEAPWVILKEWQGHENPIVKMAADPSCSYFLDRQQIISLGADNKIKAWDGLLEDDFLEDSMKSKDTQYCDFDEIRALFFTWNAGASTPSSLRHSGSDSTFFQDLVQSSGSPDILVFGFQELVDLEDKKLTAKRFLKPKKKEAGTDQERMSHQYRDWRDFLMKTLDDYMPADDLYHLLHTAPMVGLFTCVFVKATLRDRIRGLQGAEVKRGMGGLHGNKGCVAVRFRVDDTSICLVNCHLAAGQSQANARHNDIAAILEANLFAVERDSAARIDSFVGGGDGSLIMDHELCILNGDLNYRIDTMSRDTVVTAVKQNNLGKLLERDQLLVARRRNPAFKLRAFEEMPITFAPTYKYDVGTDNYDTSEKRRSPAWCDRLLYRGRGRVEQYDYRRHEVRVSDHRPVTGTFNLWVKKVDPRGRATAWMESQQSFEDMREKETSEDKLLFLRDICGFDEETSKRLIREKSARRDNRSPVRA; encoded by the exons ATGGATCCAACCAATGGAGAAGGGCCTGATGGCTCTTCACTT AAGCCGGTATCCTCGTTACGAGCCCGATTCGAGAACATGGGCAACTCGACCAACTCCAACGCCAGCAAACCTGTCGATATTCCACCTCCTACAGCTCCAGCTGCCACCGGGCCTCCTTCACGACCTATCTCCCCAGCTCCCAAACCGACCCGTCTACGTGATTTCAAGCCTGGACAAGAAGTGCCGCCGGCCAGTCCTTCAACCCCTGCAATCCCTGCGAGACCAAAGCCTAAACCAGCGGCACTGTCTGTGAATCACGatgcccctcccccgccgACGTCCGCACGACCAGCTCCGACCCCGAAACCACAACCAGTTCAGCTGCAACAACCACCTGCGTCGGCTAAGCTTCCAGCTGTGACAGTTCTTCCACCTCAATCACCCCCCAAGGGTCGAATATCAGCACTCGCAGTTGGAGACCAACCTTCATTCGTAAACCCAGATGCTGTCGCGACACCTCAAACACCAACTGGCGGTAGCCGATCATTCAAGATTCCAAGTCGATCACTTAATACTTCACCATCTCTCAATACTCCTAAGTCTCCTCGCCCTGGCGGTTCGAGGCCACCGTCACCGCCTCCACCTAGACGTTCTGGGGAGCTGATCAGGACTCGAGAACCCAAGGTTCCTCCACCGCCGCCAGCCCCTCGCAATGAAAAGGCACTGATACCTGCGCCTCCCAAGATTACATCTCTTTCTGGGCCAACAGTCATTGGGAAGGGCAGCATCTCCCAAGAAAACTCGCCGTTTAACAGTCCGCCGAGTAGCTTGGGATCTGGAGAGGAGACACCTCCAAAACTACCAACGCGACCAAGGCCACAATCGCACATTGAACCAAGCAGGCCAAAATCTGTGGTTGTGGGTTTTGATCCTCCGCCTGTTCATCATTCGATCACGACTATAAGAAAGGATCGTGAAGAGGCCAATGGGTTCTCAAGAGGCAATATAACTCCTCAGGTAACTGGCGAGCCTCGGCCAGCACTACCAGCAAGACCTGCAAACTTTGACATCCCGCCTCGACCTCCTCCAGTAAAcaataatagtaatagcatgCCACCTCCCCCAAGACCACAACGCCCAGCTGCAACGACAGCAGTGCAAGCCGTCGATCCGGCGCCTACTTCTTCACCCCCCAAGCGAGTGGTTTCAACCCCTACGACACAgcaacctcagcaacagcttgCGGCTCCTTCACGAGGTCATGGCAGGTCTATGACGATAGATAGAGCATCTGACCGAACACCAGCCGAGTTCCGTATTGCCCCGACGACCGTTGCCGCCCCGATTGCTGCTGCCACACCTCCAAAGTCTGTACAGTCCACTCCAGTAGTTGCCGCAAAGATTGCTCCGAAGGCTGAGCCTATCCATCACGTCACGACATATCCCGAGGCTTCAAACACCAATCGACGACCACCCTTCAGCAAGCATGGAACTTATGAGATTCCAACAAAGTATGATGCGAGAAGTTTCGACGTTTGTGGTGAATTTATTTGCGCCAGTGGTTACATGACAAGAGTTTGGAGTCTCATTGACGGCGAGCAAATCATGAGCTTGCAGCATACTGAGGGAGTCAAGGCGACCGCGGTAAGCTTCAAACCTGCTGCTGACCCacgagaagaaggcaagAGGCTATGGATCGGTACCAATACTGGAGACCTCATGGAAGTCGAGGTGGCAACGCATGCCATAACACCGAGCAAGCCAAATGTCCATGGTCGAAACGAAGTTGTACGAATATTCCGACACTGGAACGAAATCTGGACTATGGATGAATCGGGAACTCTACTCGTGTGGGGACCGGATGAGAAAGCAGTTGCAAACATTACAGGACATCCCACTCAGAGCTACAAGCTTCCAAAAGGACACACACATTCCATGGTTATCGGGGATTATCTTTGGCATGCGACAGGCAAGGAGATTCGAGTATTCGCGCCTGCAGCTGATGGGCGAACCCAATTCCAAGTGCTCGTTCGTCCCCTGATAGCGGATAGTGCCGGCGAGGTTACTTCGGGCACTCTTGTCAAGTCACATCCGGATAAGGTCTTCTTTGGTCATGTGGACGGCAAGGTGACTGTCTACAATACCAATGACTATTCatgtgtgatgatgatgaacatcAGCACATGGAAGATCAACGCATTGGCTAGTGCAGGTAACTACATCTGGGCGGCGTACAACACTGGTAAAATATGTGTGTATGACGTGGAGGAGGCACCTTGGGTCATTCTCAAAGAGTGGCAGGGGCACGAGAATCCCATTGTCAAGATGGCCGCCGACCCCTCTTGCTCATATTTCCTGGATCGACAGCAAATCATTTCATTGGGGGCTGATAACAAGATTAAGGCATGGGATGGCTTGCTTGAGGATGACTTCCTCGAAGATTCAATGAAGTCAAAAGATACTCAATACTGCGACTTCGACGAAATCCGAGCCCTGTTCTTTACTTGGAATGCTGGAGCATCGACGCCTTCGAGTCTACGACATTCCGGTAGCGATTCGACATTCTTTCAGGATCTTGTTCAGTCAAGCGGTTCGCCAGATATCCTTGTGTTTGGTTTCCAGGAACTTGTGGACTtggaggacaagaagttgaCGGCCAAGCGATTcttgaagcccaagaagaaagaagccgGAACAGACCAGGAACGAATGAGCCACCAGTATCGAGACTGGCGTGACTTTTTGATGAAGACCCTCGATGACTACATGCCAGCAGACGATTTATATCACCTCCTTCATACAGCGCCTATGGTTGGGTTGTTTACCTGTGTCTTTGTGAAGGCAACCCTGCGCGACAGGATCAGGGGCCTCCAAGGCGCCGAAGTCAAGCGAGGTATGGGTGGTTTGCACGGTAACAAGGGCTGTGTTGCGGTACGCTTCCGAGTTGATGACACTTCCATCTGTCTCGTCAATTGTCATTTGGCTGCCGGACAGTCACAAGCCAACGCCCGACACAATGACATTGCTGCCATTCTTGAAGCTAATTTATTTGCTGTTGAACGAGATTCTGCAGCTCGCATTGACAGCTTCGTTGGTGGCGGCGATGGCAGTCTGATCATGGATCATGAGCTGTGTATTCTCAATGGCGACTTGAACTATCGAATTGACACCATGTCTCGTGATACTGTTGTCACAGCAGTCAAACAGAACAATCTGGGCAAACTTCTCGAACGAGATCAGCTTTTGGTAGCACGAAGACGAAACCCAGCATTCAAGCTTCGAGCCTTTGAAGAAATGCCCATCACATTCGCGCCAACTTACAAGTACGACGTTGGTACTGACAACTACGACACCAGCGAGAAGAGACGAAGCCCTGCCTGGTGTGATCGCCTCCTATACAGAGGACGAGGCCGTGTTGAGCAATATGATTACAGACGGCATGAGGTCCGGGTGAGTGACCACCGTCCTGTAACTGGAACTTTCAACCTTTGGGTCAAGAAGGTCGATCCAAGAGGTCGAGCAACAGCTTGGATGGAAAGTCAGCAGAGCTTCGAAGATATGCGGGAGAAAGAAACGTCCGAAGACAA ACTTTTGTTCTTAAGGGATATTTGCGGCTTTGACGAAGAGACGAGCAAGAGGCTCATTAGAGAGAAGTCAGCGAGACGTGACAACCGCAGTCCCGTTCGCGCCTAG
- a CDS encoding related to PDR16 protein, which translates to MASSTENTAGPRKTPIASPGPNSKPLPRPELTDEQKTKYEALLEQVKGITEIQCEKKADEEDKSGPITDHERSWLTRECLLRYLRATKWSVDDSAKRLKATLAWRREYGLEGFTPEYISPEQETGKQMIIGYDRQGRPCQYLNPARQNTDTSPRQLHHLFYMVERVTDLMPPGVEMLSLMINFKPSKERKNTSVPVSVAREVLHILQNHYPERLGKALIINVPWIVWGFFKIITPFIDPVTREKLKFNEDMKQYVPPEQLWSLDWGGDMDFEYDHETYWPALNELCRQKRDEKYRRWEAAGKEIGESEDYLAGGTDVSVKGFKFGEDAGVKDVQEKLAETKLEEQPVAA; encoded by the exons ATGGCGAGCTCAACGGAAAACACGGCTGGTCCTCGAAAGACACCAATTGCCAGCCCAGGACCCAACAGCAAACCTCTCCCAAGGCCGGAATTGACAGATGAGCAAAAGACAAAGTATGAGGCTCTGCTAGAGCAAGTCAAGGGTATCACCGAGATCCAATGCGAGAAGAAagccgacgaggaggacaaaTCAGGCCCCATCACGGATCACGAGCGCTCATGGCTCACCCGCGAGTGTCTCCTCCGTTATCTCCGCGCTACAAAGTGGTCAGTCGACGACTCTGCCAAGCGGCTCAAAGCAACTCTCGCATGGCGTCGAGAGTACGGTCTTGAGGGTTTCACGCCTGAGTACATTTCACCTGAGCAGGAGACCGGAAAGCAGATGATCATTGGGTATGATCGTCAGGGTCGGCCCTGTCAGTATCTTAACCCGGCGAGACAAAACACGGATACCAGTCCCCGACAGCTGCATCACTTGTTCTACATGGTCGAGCGGGTGACGGATCTTATGCCACCTGGAGTGGAGATGCTGAGCCTCATGATCAATTTCAAGCCCAGCAAGGAGCGCAAGAACACGAGTGTGCCTGTTTCCGTTGCGCGAGAGGTGTTGCATATTCTGCAGAACCACTATCCTGAGAGACTAGGCAAGGCTCTTATCATCAATG TACCGTGGATCGTATGGGGTTTCTTCAAAATCATCACCCCCTTCATCGACCCCGTGACGCGcgagaagctcaagttcaACGAAGACATGAAGCAGTATGTTCCTCCTGAGCAGCTGTGGAGCCTCGACTGGGGCGGTGATATGGACTTTGAGTATGACCACGAGACATACTGGCCAGCGCTGAACGAGCTGTGCCGCCAGAAGCGTGACGAAAAGTACCGACGGTGGGAAGCAGCTGGCAAGGAGATTGGTGAAAGTGAGGATTACCTCGCGGGTGGCACGGATGTCAGTGTCAAGGGATTCAAGTTTGGTGAAGATGCTGGTGTTAAGGATGTGCAGGAGAAGTTGGCGGAGACTAAGCTGGAAGAGCAGCCTGTTGCAGCTTAG